The genome window GGATTTCTAGCTTCTGTAGATAATGGATGCCAAGATCTACAAATGCACCAGAAAATAATTTCGTAAACTCATTGGTTATTCGTTCCATAGCAAGGCCTTCAATTTCTTGTTTTACATGCATCATCGCGTTAAAAGTTTCATCATCAATTGTAAAGCCCAATTGGCTAGCGAATCTCAATGCACGAATAATTCGCAATGAATCTTCCGAAAAACGCTCTACTCCATTTCCTACTGTACGAATAATTTTTGCTTTAAGATCGCTCTTCCCATCGAATAAATCAAGGATTTCTCCTTTAATATTCATTGCCAGCGCATTGATTGTAAAATCACGACGTTCTAAATCCTTATCAATATTATCAATAAAGGTCACAGAATCGGGGTGCCGTTTATCGATATAATCGCCATCTACACGAAATGTCGTCACTTCATACGATTGATGTTCATGCCTGACAACAACCGTACCATGCTCTATCCCAACTGGAATTACCTTAGGAAAAATCTCCTGAATTTGTTCGGGTGTTGCTGAAGTTGTAATATCAATATCCCCAATTGGACGTTGTAATAAAAAATCACGAACACACCCACCAACAAAATATGCTTGATGATGATGCTTTTCAATATGTTCGAGAATTGGTTTTGCAGCTAAAAAAGGTTGTGTAAACATAGAATCACCAATCATTCTGTTATTCATTGACTTAACACCTTATCATAGACACTTAAATATTGTTTTACTATTGAAGCAGAATGAAAGGTATTTCTAGCATGCAAGTACGCATTTTCAGAAATACGGGTTAGTTTTGCTTCATCAGTTAATAAATCGATACAATATGCAGCGGATTGTTCAATATCTCCTAAATCTACAAGATACCCAGTTTCTTCGTGTTTTATAACTTCGGGAATTCCACCAACATTTGTTGCGATACACGGGACTTCACAAGAATTCGCCTCTAGTAAGACAAGTCCGAAGCTTTCTTTTTCCGATAATAATAGCAGGATATCTGAAACTGATAATAATTTGCTAATATTATT of Oceanobacillus zhaokaii contains these proteins:
- a CDS encoding CCA tRNA nucleotidyltransferase, coding for MNNRMIGDSMFTQPFLAAKPILEHIEKHHHQAYFVGGCVRDFLLQRPIGDIDITTSATPEQIQEIFPKVIPVGIEHGTVVVRHEHQSYEVTTFRVDGDYIDKRHPDSVTFIDNIDKDLERRDFTINALAMNIKGEILDLFDGKSDLKAKIIRTVGNGVERFSEDSLRIIRALRFASQLGFTIDDETFNAMMHVKQEIEGLAMERITNEFTKLFSGAFVDLGIHYLQKLEIHQYLPIFHEHPELMYNLPESLQPSKSFGEVIALLHILKREVSVLTWVSAWKCSNKIKLEAIQLVEAYSYYIEQGIDALLAYRLKKEYYEGFIRLMNSLHPNSIQLQELIGLEEQLPIRSSRDLSINGNDLIALFPNIKGGPWLKLLLTTIEKEVIFGRLQNTEHDIKEWIKWNPPEIN